From Scylla paramamosain isolate STU-SP2022 unplaced genomic scaffold, ASM3559412v1 Contig3, whole genome shotgun sequence, a single genomic window includes:
- the LOC135096262 gene encoding piggyBac transposable element-derived protein 4-like, with translation MAHIVKESNKFHGFMIAGKILHPHSRFLQWQDTDVKEMYSFLALVMLMGLTPRENYKEYWSTDPLLRQPIFSKIMSVNRFIALLQALHFQDNTQPTDDDKMRKIRPIFNYICHSFKSSFKPFQNLVIDESLVLWRGNIHFRQYIPSKRHRFGLKLFVLCDCETGFILDMILYTGARTNIKENKKLGISGSVVSTMLESYLGQGHILFVDNWYTSPTLLHYLHERMTGACGTVKPNRKFMAKFPIGLQKGDVVHKQANNILAVKWKDKRDVHLLTSVHEPKLQTSENIDHSTKTFIDKPECVIVYNQNMRLVDKSDSMMSSVECSRKTMKWYKKMFFHLIDCAVLNAHILYQVKTGEKPTLHDFTREVIRQLLEQYSEPLPTAGRRRASHGDDPTRLTGRHFPKYIRPTAAKKNAQKPCHVCRTTTLRPKQRKDTRFMCVPCDTALCLDPCFEVYHTLKIY, from the coding sequence ATGGCTCATATAGTCAAAGAAAGCAACAAGTTTCATGGCTTTATGATAGCAGGTAAAATACTCCATCCACACTCTCGTTTCTTGCAATGGCAGGACACAGATGTAAAAGAAATGTACTCATTTTTGGCTTTAGTTATGCTGATGGGGCTCACTCCAAGGGAAAATTATAAGGAATACTGGTCGACAGATCCACTTCTTCGCCAGCCTATTTTCAGTAAAATCATGTCAGTAAACAGGTTCATTGCTTTGCTACAGGCCTTACACTTCCAAGATAACACTCAGCcaactgatgatgacaaaatgagaaaaataaggcCCATCTTTAACTACATTTGCCATAGTTTCAAGTCATCATTCAAACCATTTCAAAATTTAGTTATTGATGAAAGTTTGGTTCTGTGGCGTGGTAATATACACTTTCGCCAGTACATCCCATCCAAGCGCCACCGATTTGGCCTAAAACTATTTGTTCTTTGTGACTGTGAAACTGGCTTCATTTTGGACATGATTTTGTACACTGGGGCAAGAACAAACatcaaagagaataagaagttgGGCATATCAGGAAGCGTTGTCAGTACCATGCTTGAGTCTTACCTTGGTCAAGGACATATACTTTTTGTTGACAACTGGTACACCAGTCCTACACTGCTCCACTATCTGCATGAGAGAATGACTGGGGCCTGTGGTACGGTAAAGCCAAATCGCAAGTTTATGGCCAAATTCCCCATCGGACTGCAGAAAGGCGATGTTGTTCACAAGCAGGCAAACAACATTCTTGCAGTGAAATGGAAGGACAAGAGAGACGTTCATCTCCTCACCAGTGTCCATGAACCAAAGTTGCAAACGAGTGAGAACATTGACCATTCCACAAAAACCTTCATCGACAAACCTGAATGTGTTATTGTCTACAACCAAAACATGCGCCTTGTAGATAAAAGTGACAGCATGATGTCATCTGTGGAATGttcaaggaaaacaatgaaatggtACAAAAAGATGTTTTTTCATCTGATTGACTGTGCTGTCCTCAACGCCCATATTCTATACCAGGTCAAAACTGGCGAGAAGCCGACACTCCATGACTTCACAAGGGAGGTAATAAGACAGCTTCTTGAGCAGTATTCGGAGCCTCTTCCTACAGCAGGACGACGACGAGCATCTCATGGTGACGATCCTACACGTCTCACAGGTCGTCATTTTCCCAAGTATATCCGACCTACAGCTGCCAAGAAAAACGCCCAAAAGCCTTGCCACGTCTGCCGCACCACCACACTCCGGCCAAAGCAACGCAAAGATACGAGGTTCATGTGTGTGCCCTGCGACACGGCTCTTTGTCTGGACCCGTGTTTTGAGGTATATCACACTCTCAAGATATACTAG